One segment of Candidatus Ozemobacteraceae bacterium DNA contains the following:
- a CDS encoding adenylate/guanylate cyclase domain-containing protein, with translation MKQPRDSHAETVIRPREIAPEARLLFWFLVILLPFFTLRFAFREVIRREEATNLQLVKRELMNEAEDAANRLKLERGLADALQRIERRAGFPPVGEENRFRFSRDAPLPFEAAALAEDLWRGFGNAFGTAPLFLFTFGPDGRESEIRTNPAYISPLEQFSRRSVRNWLHALARTPGRSLWQPEKGVPDDRRRWEGNAGIERLRAEVTRFVTYYFGMYALPFGVPAQPRSFFTHRFGGEKLVLYHRFITASDQPDAPLLGGYLVGVLDRTVPARRLADQAARLGAPEQFGYLFGRGKTLRGPVFTKSRRGITLWNPLARDPGLPVKGITAGKDSPYLGVRIGWERIRHPARRFFSLVDFLLSAGGLFALWLILFGDRWMFVRNMDVRGKLLFALGLAMAFPLLAFWTAATAYFSFHQRLEIKRELISMSEQLARLENGLKSYSLSHRTRFLKWRKRFGKSDSWPISKVANLLDRLLRESELDTVQYVRRDGQTLIRTFPQGRGPWDETRIERIIADPFKAMAWALLRFTRSITPETEDAVKKSGGMISAAAFAEAFQNRELNGILLQDFRPLEISLFGDRAAQYSLEIVTEADAALPTPIGVLFARETYISLAESYMRSLANPLGNLGDGRSGFQVRAGLFSIPHLQGAGDATSGVWPEGARRDALLRSVARRAVDSDLEGTWDTRENGLPMLFAVRKFSPLPFVAVAGGHWRSDIAWWQTETGWAMLLAVYSVGILFLQGMVLAGAFARPLRKLTEAAARVGKGELDVDVTLETKDEFAMLGHEFNLMTRGLRERQRLTRFVSDEALRSVRRDQAAMRDAGGLRVRRTVLFAHIRGFSSLAESQPPEDVVALLNRYFDVMESVITARRGTIDKYISDAIMAVFAPLENAAPPELRAAGTALDMRRELATLNRERAAAGSFQIEIGIGIATGEMISGYIGSEDGRQSLTVIGDTVNLAARLESRSELASRTGIAICPATAEVCRGTCVVQPLGAIPIKGKDLPVSLFELLPEAGA, from the coding sequence ATGAAACAACCTCGCGACAGCCATGCGGAGACGGTGATACGCCCGCGGGAAATCGCCCCCGAAGCACGTCTGCTGTTCTGGTTTCTCGTTATCCTCCTTCCGTTTTTTACCCTGCGGTTCGCATTCAGAGAGGTGATCCGGCGCGAAGAGGCGACGAATCTCCAGCTGGTGAAGCGCGAGTTGATGAACGAGGCCGAGGACGCCGCGAACCGGCTGAAACTGGAGCGGGGACTGGCGGATGCTCTCCAGCGGATCGAACGTCGTGCCGGCTTTCCCCCGGTCGGCGAAGAGAACCGATTCCGCTTCAGTCGGGACGCCCCTCTTCCGTTCGAAGCAGCCGCTCTCGCGGAAGATCTCTGGCGGGGGTTCGGGAACGCCTTCGGGACCGCGCCGCTGTTCCTGTTCACCTTCGGGCCGGATGGCCGGGAGAGCGAGATACGAACGAACCCGGCGTATATTTCCCCGTTGGAGCAGTTTTCCCGGCGGAGCGTGAGGAACTGGCTTCATGCGCTGGCGAGAACCCCCGGCCGAAGCCTGTGGCAGCCGGAAAAAGGGGTTCCCGACGATCGCCGCCGCTGGGAGGGAAACGCGGGAATCGAGCGCCTGCGAGCCGAGGTGACGCGTTTCGTCACATATTATTTCGGCATGTATGCATTGCCCTTCGGAGTCCCGGCGCAGCCTCGCAGCTTTTTCACCCACCGGTTCGGAGGGGAAAAACTCGTTCTGTATCACCGGTTCATCACCGCTTCCGACCAGCCCGATGCGCCCTTGCTGGGAGGATATCTCGTCGGGGTGCTCGACCGGACCGTTCCTGCCCGGCGTCTTGCCGACCAGGCTGCCCGCCTTGGCGCGCCGGAGCAGTTCGGATATCTCTTCGGCCGCGGCAAAACCCTTCGAGGCCCTGTGTTCACGAAAAGCCGCCGAGGCATCACTCTCTGGAACCCTCTTGCCCGGGATCCCGGCCTGCCGGTGAAGGGCATAACGGCGGGAAAGGATTCGCCGTATCTCGGGGTGCGGATCGGATGGGAACGGATTCGCCACCCGGCCCGACGTTTTTTTTCGCTCGTCGACTTTCTGCTCTCGGCCGGCGGCCTTTTTGCCTTGTGGCTGATCCTGTTTGGCGATCGCTGGATGTTCGTCCGGAACATGGACGTCCGGGGAAAGCTCCTCTTCGCTCTTGGGCTGGCCATGGCATTTCCGCTGCTGGCGTTCTGGACTGCCGCTACCGCGTATTTCAGCTTCCATCAGCGCCTCGAAATCAAGCGGGAGCTGATCTCGATGTCCGAACAGCTCGCCCGGCTCGAAAACGGTTTGAAGAGTTACTCGCTTTCGCATCGGACACGATTTCTGAAGTGGCGGAAACGCTTCGGGAAAAGTGACTCATGGCCCATTTCAAAGGTGGCGAACCTTCTCGATCGGCTGCTACGGGAAAGCGAACTCGATACGGTGCAGTATGTCCGGCGGGACGGGCAGACCCTGATTCGTACCTTTCCCCAGGGGCGCGGGCCGTGGGACGAAACTCGGATCGAGCGGATCATCGCCGATCCCTTCAAGGCGATGGCATGGGCGCTTCTGCGTTTCACCCGCAGTATCACTCCGGAAACGGAAGACGCCGTGAAAAAAAGCGGGGGCATGATTTCCGCGGCGGCCTTCGCCGAAGCGTTCCAGAATCGCGAACTCAACGGCATTCTCCTGCAGGACTTCAGGCCGCTGGAGATCAGCCTTTTCGGCGACCGGGCGGCGCAGTACAGCCTCGAGATCGTTACCGAGGCGGATGCGGCTCTTCCCACCCCCATTGGCGTTCTGTTCGCGCGTGAAACCTATATCAGCCTGGCCGAAAGCTACATGCGGAGTCTTGCCAACCCGCTTGGCAACCTGGGTGATGGGCGGTCCGGCTTCCAGGTGCGCGCCGGGCTGTTTTCGATCCCTCATCTCCAGGGGGCGGGAGACGCGACGTCCGGCGTCTGGCCCGAAGGGGCGCGGCGGGACGCCCTGCTGCGATCGGTCGCCCGCAGAGCGGTTGATTCAGACCTCGAAGGAACCTGGGATACGCGGGAAAACGGCCTGCCGATGCTCTTCGCCGTCCGAAAATTCTCGCCGCTTCCCTTCGTCGCCGTCGCGGGCGGTCACTGGCGGAGCGACATCGCCTGGTGGCAGACGGAAACCGGATGGGCGATGCTCCTGGCCGTGTACTCGGTCGGCATTCTTTTCTTGCAGGGAATGGTGCTCGCCGGAGCTTTCGCCCGGCCGCTCCGAAAACTGACCGAGGCCGCCGCCAGAGTGGGGAAGGGCGAGCTCGACGTCGACGTCACCCTCGAAACGAAGGACGAGTTTGCGATGCTGGGCCACGAGTTCAACCTCATGACCCGGGGCCTCAGGGAGCGCCAGCGGCTGACCCGCTTCGTGTCCGACGAGGCCCTTCGCTCCGTCCGCCGGGACCAGGCCGCGATGCGGGATGCTGGCGGACTGCGAGTCCGCCGGACCGTGCTGTTCGCGCATATCCGGGGATTTTCCTCGCTGGCCGAGTCGCAGCCGCCCGAGGACGTCGTGGCCCTCCTGAACCGGTATTTCGACGTCATGGAGAGCGTCATAACCGCTCGGCGGGGAACGATCGATAAATATATATCTGACGCAATAATGGCGGTGTTCGCTCCTCTGGAGAATGCCGCCCCCCCGGAACTCAGGGCCGCCGGAACGGCTCTCGATATGAGGCGCGAACTCGCGACGCTCAACCGGGAGCGGGCCGCGGCGGGAAGCTTTCAGATCGAGATCGGCATCGGCATCGCCACGGGTGAGATGATCTCCGGCTACATCGGGTCGGAGGACGGGCGGCAGTCGCTCACCGTCATCGGCGACACGGTGAATCTCGCCGCCCGGCTCGAGTCCCGCTCCGAGCTGGCCAGCCGGACCGGCATCGCCATCTGCCCTGCCACGGCCGAGGTGTGCCGGGGAACGTGTGTCGTCCAGCCTCTCGGAGCCATTCCGATCAAAGGCAAGGATCTGCCGGTGAGCCTGTTCGAACTGTTGCCGGAGGCCGGGGCGTGA
- a CDS encoding adenylate/guanylate cyclase domain-containing protein, translated as MNGPHRTTSAAGRRKPGIREMIGLWLFLVVIPLAVFRSFYLGEIARQAEERLMQARQDCVTQMQDFQADLGASEILHELLQQKNIDPWAPSRNWPWLASFDPKTLTRGESVLRLRRKIFELTGIPPAYVLVMGAESQNAYLTPALRGRVDTGVLKAAMREYFLFYSSRFGMEFLRQLLVGKPPSCRWSDGVIRSLLDIPSSMEEWYAKAFPAYSLLHQSSCFIINIPVFSAGSGQMDALIQVSFLDKDMRPGVILRKIGHRRTTKGERLFGMRSAHGLPRFERENGDLIYLDLAPGRILNLTRWNPELVDLIEKGRLPVLGIRIRSDELTVLSPDGRSLLDIVLGIAGLLGLFVLSRLMSPELPLSTGIGTKVTLVFLLGAVVPLVGIGWMGRAFLRSEHDLKAEETLDVMTLELERLDRFMRASALRAEKRLRSVQRALWRNTRDATHGEAWVRSLKSAQVMVGMQWFRNDGEERFVWGGNKNSLMKRIGDFLRGPLAETMCARGAFSQLDRKTQEKIQNAIAISLSVLEKNFDMKYFGELFANPGCLFENPVSGTFQKLVMLGGGSAGVPPKIAAIGVLEPHMPFVPFFRILERHPRLLCREKNGFKIYIHVYRIPTKTSETVNLEWPTFTVPFVELAESRKWLANSFLASRTNGRMNNMRGATPYLAAGRMMGMGAYLAMAYAEPLDELPGGFTRTWGLALVLCALFLAVLIARATTWFLTRPMASFIEAIQATSRGSLSWRVQTETLDEFGELGDSLNRMAEGLQEKERMSRLVSEDVLQVVARDDDSGIRPGGQRVEATILFSDIRGFTTISETHPPEQVVLMLNGYFTKMARCIKDHHGVLDKFIGDAIQAVFYPREGEEPSAVRACRAAFAMREALDEFNRDRAKQGLFTVQTGIGLACGQVVAGCIGSSRGRLDYTVIGRTLQVAMKLEAESKKARTTGIMIEPVTIRSAAGKIRFGYIERMELESGTRSVPVYELLGMRNEKPESPDVG; from the coding sequence GTGAACGGACCGCATCGAACGACGTCCGCCGCCGGCCGCCGCAAACCGGGCATTCGCGAGATGATCGGCCTGTGGCTGTTTCTCGTCGTCATCCCGCTGGCGGTGTTCCGATCCTTCTACCTGGGCGAGATCGCCCGGCAGGCCGAGGAACGCCTGATGCAGGCTCGCCAGGACTGCGTGACGCAGATGCAGGACTTTCAGGCGGATCTCGGAGCGAGCGAGATCCTGCATGAATTGCTCCAGCAGAAGAATATCGATCCGTGGGCTCCAAGTCGCAACTGGCCCTGGCTGGCGTCGTTCGACCCGAAGACGCTGACGAGAGGCGAGTCGGTTCTCCGGCTGAGGAGGAAGATCTTCGAACTGACGGGAATCCCGCCGGCGTATGTCCTCGTCATGGGCGCCGAATCCCAGAACGCCTATCTGACACCGGCGCTTCGGGGAAGGGTGGACACCGGCGTCCTGAAAGCCGCGATGCGCGAATATTTCCTGTTTTATTCCTCCCGGTTCGGGATGGAATTCCTGCGTCAACTCCTCGTCGGCAAGCCCCCGTCATGCCGCTGGTCTGACGGAGTCATCCGAAGTCTCCTGGACATCCCAAGCAGCATGGAGGAATGGTATGCAAAGGCCTTTCCCGCGTATTCCCTCCTGCACCAAAGTTCCTGCTTCATCATCAATATCCCCGTGTTTTCAGCCGGCTCCGGCCAGATGGACGCGTTGATCCAGGTGAGTTTTCTCGACAAGGACATGCGCCCCGGCGTGATTCTTCGGAAGATCGGGCATCGCAGAACGACGAAGGGAGAACGGCTGTTCGGCATGCGTTCCGCGCACGGCCTTCCACGATTCGAACGTGAGAACGGCGATCTGATTTATCTCGATCTGGCCCCGGGCAGGATTCTCAACCTGACACGATGGAATCCGGAACTGGTCGATCTGATCGAGAAAGGTCGGCTTCCCGTTCTTGGAATCCGGATCCGGTCGGATGAGCTGACCGTTCTTTCGCCCGATGGGCGCTCGCTTCTGGATATCGTTCTCGGAATCGCCGGCCTTCTGGGCCTTTTCGTGCTGTCACGGCTGATGAGCCCGGAACTGCCGCTGTCGACGGGGATCGGCACCAAGGTGACGCTGGTGTTCCTCTTGGGGGCCGTCGTGCCGCTCGTCGGGATCGGCTGGATGGGACGCGCGTTTCTCCGTTCGGAACACGACCTGAAGGCGGAGGAAACGCTCGACGTCATGACGCTCGAACTCGAACGTCTCGACCGGTTCATGCGGGCATCTGCTCTGCGGGCTGAAAAACGCTTGCGCTCCGTACAGCGTGCGCTGTGGCGAAACACCCGCGATGCAACCCATGGAGAAGCCTGGGTGCGAAGCCTGAAGAGTGCCCAGGTGATGGTGGGGATGCAGTGGTTCCGCAACGACGGAGAGGAGCGGTTCGTGTGGGGCGGCAACAAGAACAGCCTCATGAAACGGATCGGAGATTTTCTCCGGGGACCGCTGGCCGAGACGATGTGTGCCCGGGGCGCTTTTTCCCAGCTGGATCGCAAGACGCAGGAGAAAATCCAGAACGCGATCGCCATTTCCTTGTCGGTTCTCGAAAAGAACTTCGATATGAAATACTTCGGCGAATTGTTTGCGAATCCCGGCTGTCTGTTTGAAAACCCAGTTTCTGGAACCTTCCAGAAACTGGTCATGCTCGGCGGCGGCTCGGCCGGGGTGCCGCCAAAAATCGCCGCCATCGGGGTTCTCGAGCCTCACATGCCCTTCGTTCCCTTTTTCCGGATTCTGGAACGGCATCCCCGCCTTCTTTGCCGCGAAAAGAACGGATTCAAAATATATATTCATGTATATCGTATTCCCACGAAGACCAGCGAAACGGTGAACCTCGAATGGCCGACGTTCACCGTTCCCTTCGTGGAGCTCGCGGAAAGCCGCAAATGGCTGGCGAATTCCTTCCTCGCCTCACGTACCAACGGACGGATGAACAATATGCGAGGAGCCACCCCGTATCTGGCCGCCGGCCGGATGATGGGTATGGGAGCTTATCTCGCGATGGCCTATGCGGAACCGCTCGACGAGCTCCCCGGCGGTTTCACGCGCACCTGGGGTCTGGCGCTCGTGTTGTGTGCCCTGTTCCTCGCCGTTCTCATCGCCCGCGCCACGACGTGGTTCCTGACCCGGCCGATGGCGTCGTTCATCGAGGCGATCCAGGCCACGTCGAGAGGAAGTCTCTCGTGGCGTGTTCAAACCGAGACCCTCGACGAATTCGGAGAACTCGGGGATTCGCTCAACCGCATGGCGGAAGGTTTGCAGGAAAAGGAACGAATGAGCCGCCTCGTGTCCGAAGATGTCCTCCAGGTCGTCGCGCGCGACGACGACAGCGGCATCAGACCAGGCGGACAGCGCGTCGAGGCGACGATCCTGTTTTCAGATATCAGAGGCTTTACAACGATCTCCGAAACGCATCCTCCAGAACAGGTCGTTCTGATGCTCAACGGGTATTTCACGAAAATGGCTCGGTGCATCAAGGACCACCACGGCGTTCTCGACAAGTTCATCGGCGACGCCATTCAGGCGGTATTCTACCCTCGCGAAGGAGAAGAACCTTCTGCGGTGCGTGCCTGCCGGGCCGCCTTCGCCATGCGCGAAGCCCTCGACGAATTCAATCGCGATCGCGCGAAACAGGGCCTGTTCACCGTCCAGACGGGAATCGGACTCGCCTGCGGCCAGGTGGTCGCCGGCTGTATCGGCTCTTCCCGTGGCCGGCTCGACTACACCGTGATCGGGCGCACCCTGCAGGTTGCGATGAAACTCGAAGCGGAAAGCAAGAAGGCCCGCACGACCGGCATCATGATCGAGCCCGTCACGATCCGTTCCGCGGCGGGAAAAATCCGGTTCGGGTATATCGAACGAATGGAACTGGAAAGCGGCACTCGCTCGGTTCCGGTCTACGAACTGCTGGGCATGCGAAACGAAAAGCCGGAATCACCCGATGTCGGATGA
- a CDS encoding prepilin-type N-terminal cleavage/methylation domain-containing protein, protein MKHSNRSRGFTLVEVMVATAVFALAAGGIYAFLRHGNLESTRAYTRQGMVNQATTVLKAMQDDFRMAASASLKFDADKGEVTLQQHRNGDDLALISYKWEKPRLIRKVVYKGSTSIRVLSTAMDAFSVETKPRPSISEDDLPDTPEQVSIKLSLRANIPGLTQDLVHDQHVMATMREVSSAKNDPHWRDVGNMKGVFSTYGNLLNSIGDDAKLLVEDIGKTLQSDLDRLEANVEEALNKPKANLEATKRELKNALNDIANADLDLTSAIKDCETNMSDLPEDIFERKLSKAGTWFASKEKALNRVKNSFASMKTIEQMDYKKLEKAAGSFELKDTFKSIFDAKKDAMTQKITLANNKKKVEDLLTKVENADPSKGE, encoded by the coding sequence ATGAAACATTCCAACAGAAGCCGCGGGTTCACCCTGGTCGAGGTCATGGTGGCTACCGCCGTGTTCGCTCTCGCCGCCGGCGGCATCTATGCGTTTCTGCGCCATGGGAATCTCGAGAGTACCCGGGCGTATACGCGCCAGGGGATGGTGAACCAGGCCACGACGGTGCTGAAGGCGATGCAGGATGATTTCCGGATGGCCGCATCGGCGAGCCTGAAGTTCGATGCGGACAAGGGCGAAGTCACCCTTCAGCAGCATCGGAACGGCGACGATCTCGCGCTGATCAGCTACAAATGGGAAAAACCGCGACTGATCCGGAAGGTCGTGTACAAGGGCAGTACTTCGATCCGAGTGCTGAGCACGGCGATGGACGCGTTTTCGGTCGAGACGAAGCCCCGCCCGTCGATTTCTGAAGACGATCTTCCCGACACCCCCGAGCAGGTGTCGATCAAGCTGAGCCTCCGGGCGAACATTCCCGGCCTCACGCAGGACCTCGTCCACGACCAGCACGTCATGGCGACGATGCGCGAGGTGTCGTCGGCGAAGAACGATCCTCACTGGCGCGACGTCGGGAACATGAAAGGCGTGTTCAGCACCTACGGAAACCTGCTCAACAGCATCGGCGACGATGCCAAGCTGCTCGTGGAGGACATCGGCAAGACGCTCCAGAGCGATCTCGACAGGCTCGAAGCGAACGTCGAGGAAGCCCTGAACAAGCCCAAGGCGAATCTTGAGGCGACGAAACGGGAACTCAAGAACGCCCTGAACGACATCGCCAACGCCGACCTCGATCTGACCTCGGCCATCAAGGACTGCGAAACGAACATGAGCGATCTTCCCGAAGACATTTTCGAGCGGAAACTGTCGAAGGCGGGCACCTGGTTCGCGAGCAAGGAGAAAGCCCTCAACCGCGTAAAAAACAGCTTTGCCAGCATGAAGACCATCGAGCAGATGGATTACAAGAAGCTGGAAAAGGCCGCCGGCTCGTTCGAACTCAAGGACACGTTCAAGAGCATCTTCGACGCGAAAAAAGATGCCATGACACAGAAGATCACTCTGGCCAACAACAAGAAAAAAGTCGAAGACCTGCTGACCAAGGTCGAAAACGCGGATCCCAGCAAGGGCGAGTGA
- a CDS encoding prepilin-type N-terminal cleavage/methylation domain-containing protein — translation MSTQRGYTLIEVILSLFILVLVLGPFLRGLGGQAQVGEDTEKLQMAAKILQSIKEEVSSVRFRDFWSYADSNTPDSGGEYKLDDMFWPHSRDEVVSYQKKYRDFNARGTFKFVKRQGREPSDRSVLFFKVWVTWIQPNAGKQERSTSMILVEPKS, via the coding sequence ATGAGCACGCAGAGGGGTTACACGCTCATCGAGGTCATCCTGTCGTTGTTCATCCTCGTGCTCGTTCTCGGCCCGTTCCTTCGCGGTCTCGGCGGACAGGCCCAGGTCGGAGAGGACACCGAGAAGCTGCAGATGGCGGCAAAAATCCTCCAGTCGATCAAGGAGGAGGTATCGTCGGTGCGATTTCGGGATTTCTGGTCGTATGCCGACTCGAACACGCCCGACAGCGGCGGCGAATATAAACTTGACGATATGTTCTGGCCCCATTCCCGCGACGAGGTCGTCAGCTACCAGAAAAAATACCGGGACTTCAACGCCCGGGGAACGTTCAAGTTCGTCAAGCGCCAGGGCCGCGAGCCAAGCGACCGGAGCGTGCTTTTTTTCAAGGTCTGGGTGACCTGGATCCAGCCGAACGCCGGCAAGCAGGAGCGTTCCACGAGCATGATCCTCGTGGAACCGAAATCGTGA
- a CDS encoding HAD-IC family P-type ATPase, with product MEQIREAVKNDWSSREAADALKAFGTGERGLSRSEAETRFAAFGPNEIAQGKPTPWYVLLGRQFTNPLIYILLAAALVTGLVGHLSDVTIILFVLVVNAGIGYYQESKAERAINNIKGMSAPHCRVRRDGEVLDVTAVELVPGDLVLLEEGDRVPADGRLVSTKRLRIEEAIFTGETIAAEKQAAKIEVTAVLADKTNMIFMGTHVTAGRGEAVVTGTGMATELGKIAGLVQTADEVQTPLTRKLETFSSLIARGVLGICAVIFVSSYLVHKQSFTDVLLNAIALAVSAIPEGLPIVVTLVLAIGVRRMAQHNALIRKLPTVETLGSATVICTDKTGTLTRNQMVVTRVYTCDQEYEVTGEGYAADGTITAVKGEYAAAAMASFAETAVLCNNASLRQEPNGAWTMVGDGTEGALMTLAGKLDRSLLTLRERYPRQGELPFDSKIKYMVAVHGSRSGLKAHLKGSLEAVLARCTRIAGRTGERPLSETDRELILKKNLGYADEALRVLGFAVRGLPAGTDPTAFCEGEQEGYTFVGLVGMMDLPRPEAIEAVAKCRKAGIMVVMITGDHAATARAVGRKVGLFDDGMRMMTGEELSKLDEEGLRSIVESVAIYARTSPEDKMRIIKALQHHGHVVSMTGDGVNDAPALTRADIGVAMGRSGTDVAREAAGMVLVDDNFASIVSAVEEGRIIFNNLRKAIGFMISTNAGEVLTLLTASLMGWAAPLRAVQILWVNLVTDGFTTIALGVDPAEGDEMQKKPRRHNEPLLSGPMSVQVGVVAVLMTVGTLWAYSLGLNWNGAPATPEQSDAAVKLAQTMAFGVMVFFQLFNIFNCRSYEKSLFRVGIFGNMSLVGAVLLASLLQMAAMYLPFLQKLMNAASLDAAQMGVVLGISLSVIPVVEVTKFVARRESPQNVR from the coding sequence ATGGAACAGATCCGCGAAGCCGTGAAAAACGACTGGTCGAGCCGGGAGGCGGCAGATGCCCTGAAAGCCTTCGGAACGGGCGAACGCGGTCTCTCGCGTTCCGAGGCGGAAACGCGGTTCGCGGCGTTCGGTCCGAACGAGATCGCCCAGGGAAAGCCGACCCCCTGGTATGTGCTGCTCGGCCGCCAGTTCACGAACCCGCTGATCTACATCCTTCTGGCCGCCGCCCTCGTAACCGGACTCGTCGGCCACCTGAGCGACGTCACCATCATCCTGTTCGTTCTCGTCGTGAACGCCGGCATCGGCTATTACCAGGAAAGCAAGGCGGAGCGCGCCATCAACAATATCAAGGGCATGTCGGCCCCCCATTGCCGGGTGCGCCGCGACGGCGAGGTGCTCGACGTGACGGCGGTCGAACTCGTGCCGGGCGATCTGGTGTTGCTCGAGGAGGGCGACCGGGTGCCCGCCGACGGGCGGCTTGTGTCGACGAAGCGACTTCGTATAGAGGAAGCTATATTCACCGGCGAGACGATCGCGGCTGAGAAACAAGCCGCGAAAATCGAAGTGACCGCCGTCCTGGCCGACAAGACGAACATGATTTTCATGGGGACCCATGTGACCGCGGGACGCGGAGAAGCGGTGGTCACCGGAACCGGCATGGCGACCGAACTCGGAAAGATCGCCGGCCTCGTGCAGACGGCCGACGAAGTCCAGACCCCGCTCACGAGAAAGCTCGAGACGTTCAGTTCCCTCATCGCGAGGGGCGTTCTCGGCATCTGCGCCGTCATCTTCGTCAGCAGCTACCTGGTCCACAAGCAGAGCTTCACCGACGTCCTGCTCAACGCAATCGCCCTCGCGGTGTCGGCCATCCCGGAAGGCCTTCCGATCGTCGTCACTCTGGTGCTCGCGATCGGCGTCCGGCGCATGGCCCAGCACAACGCCCTGATCCGCAAACTGCCGACGGTCGAGACCCTCGGCTCGGCGACCGTCATCTGTACCGACAAAACCGGCACCCTGACCCGCAACCAGATGGTCGTGACTCGCGTGTACACCTGCGACCAGGAGTATGAGGTCACCGGTGAGGGATACGCCGCGGATGGAACGATCACCGCGGTGAAAGGCGAATATGCAGCCGCGGCGATGGCTTCGTTCGCGGAAACAGCCGTGCTGTGCAACAACGCCTCGTTGCGCCAGGAGCCGAATGGCGCCTGGACCATGGTCGGCGATGGCACCGAAGGCGCGCTGATGACGCTGGCAGGAAAACTTGATCGCTCCCTGCTCACCCTGCGCGAACGCTACCCTCGCCAGGGCGAACTGCCGTTCGACAGCAAGATCAAATACATGGTCGCCGTGCATGGCAGCCGGTCGGGGCTGAAAGCCCACCTCAAGGGCTCGCTCGAGGCCGTTCTTGCACGATGCACACGCATCGCCGGTCGCACCGGCGAGCGGCCGCTGTCCGAAACCGATCGCGAACTCATCCTGAAGAAGAATCTCGGATACGCCGATGAGGCGTTGCGCGTGCTGGGCTTCGCCGTCCGCGGCCTGCCCGCCGGAACCGATCCGACGGCGTTCTGTGAGGGCGAACAAGAGGGATACACGTTCGTCGGTCTCGTGGGAATGATGGACCTGCCGCGTCCCGAGGCAATCGAAGCCGTGGCGAAATGCAGGAAGGCCGGGATCATGGTCGTCATGATCACTGGCGATCACGCCGCCACCGCCAGGGCGGTCGGCCGCAAGGTCGGCCTGTTCGACGACGGCATGCGGATGATGACCGGCGAGGAATTGTCGAAACTCGATGAAGAAGGCCTGCGGTCGATCGTCGAATCGGTCGCGATCTACGCGCGCACCAGCCCCGAGGATAAGATGCGCATCATCAAGGCTCTTCAGCACCACGGCCACGTCGTGAGCATGACCGGCGACGGCGTGAACGACGCTCCGGCTCTCACCCGCGCTGATATCGGCGTCGCGATGGGCCGCTCCGGCACCGATGTGGCCCGCGAAGCCGCCGGCATGGTACTCGTCGATGACAACTTCGCTTCGATCGTCTCCGCCGTCGAAGAAGGGCGCATCATCTTCAACAACCTCCGCAAGGCGATCGGCTTCATGATCTCGACGAACGCCGGCGAGGTGCTGACCCTGCTCACCGCTTCGCTGATGGGCTGGGCCGCTCCGCTCCGCGCGGTGCAGATCCTCTGGGTGAACCTTGTCACCGACGGCTTCACGACGATCGCGCTCGGCGTCGATCCCGCCGAAGGCGACGAAATGCAGAAAAAGCCCCGCCGCCATAACGAACCCCTGCTGTCCGGTCCGATGTCGGTGCAGGTCGGCGTCGTCGCCGTCCTGATGACGGTCGGAACTCTGTGGGCTTACAGTCTCGGTCTGAACTGGAACGGCGCCCCGGCGACCCCCGAACAGTCTGACGCGGCCGTAAAACTGGCCCAGACGATGGCGTTCGGCGTGATGGTGTTCTTTCAGTTGTTCAACATTTTCAACTGCCGAAGTTACGAAAAATCCCTGTTCAGGGTGGGCATCTTCGGGAACATGAGCCTCGTCGGCGCCGTTCTCCTCGCCTCGCTCCTGCAGATGGCGGCGATGTATCTCCCGTTCCTGCAGAAGCTCATGAACGCGGCTTCGCTCGACGCGGCCCAGATGGGCGTCGTTCTCGGCATCTCCCTCAGCGTCATTCCCGTCGTCGAGGTGACGAAATTTGTCGCGCGCCGGGAATCACCGCAAAACGTTCGTTGA